One Epinephelus moara isolate mb chromosome 20, YSFRI_EMoa_1.0, whole genome shotgun sequence genomic window carries:
- the adat1 gene encoding tRNA-specific adenosine deaminase 1, giving the protein MPDCLHLNVPVRFNMVNADEIAKLCYERFNQLPRRGKPEPGREWTLLAAVVKVTRCANSDTVKKEVVSLGTGTKCIGRTVMSPNGDVLNDSHAEVIARRGCIRYLIQELHRAVSGGDSSVLCKADHRGKWRLQPGVSFLFFTSHTPCGDAAIIPMADSQSQPCPPVTSVKNHEGTDGRGNLKRKDEEPSEGKNIKRPRLEEQETVETKLEDRGDTKLLSNSSQSEDPSQSNSADTPVETVSQDSAQLTTKTRDPDSDRAGLHPQVSDIHRTGAKCVSGAPADPLHPGVGYHSTGVLRVKPGRGEPTLSLSCSDKLARWGVLGFQGALLSHYLQEALYFSTVVVGKCPYDQEVMQRALVTRCSHVLDLPAGFSVCPPLLLQSGLEFPFSQAQTELRHQAGQGRISPCGAAISWCNVAEQPLDVTANGYKHGVTKKAFGTAKVRSLLCKVELFHSFLSLVAATDPSALPDSLRGAELQTYWDYKQASQLYQQAWQQLHSQAFPLWPRSDRNLLLFH; this is encoded by the exons ATGCCCGACTGCCTTCATTTAAACGTCCCTGTCCGGTTTAATATGGTGAACGCGGATGAAATCGCCAAGTTGTGCTACGAGCGTTTCAACCAGCTGCCCCGGAGAGGGAAGCCTGAGCCGGGCAGAGAGTGGACCCTGCTGGCCGCTGTGGTCAAAGTCACCCGGTGTGCTAACTCTGACACAG ttAAGAAGGAGGTTGTTTCTCTGGGAACTGGGACTAAATGTATTGGACGGACAGTGATGAGTCCCAATG GTGATGTTCTTAATGACAGCCATGCAGAAGTCATTGCTAGAAGGGGATGCATCAG gTACCTGATCCAGGAGCTGCACAGGGCTGTGAGTGGTGGGGACAGCTCTGTGTTATGTAAGGCAGATCATCGGGGGAAGTGGAGGCTTCAGCCAGGAGTTTCCTTTCTCTTCTTTACCAGTCACACTCCCT GTGGTGACGCTGCCATCATCCCCATGGCTGACAGCCAGTCTCAACCCTGCCCTCCTGTCACATCTGTAAAAAACCATGAAGGGACCGATGGACGAGGAAACCTGAAAAGGAAAGATGAGGAACCAAGtgaaggaaaaaacattaaACGGCCCCGTCTGGAGGAACAGGAGACAGTGGAGACAAAGCtagaggacagaggagacacaaaactCCTTTCAAATTCATCTCAAAGTGAAGATCCATCACAGAGTAACTCTGCAGACACACCTGTGGAAACTGTCTCACAAGATTCAGCCCAGCTGACAACAAAAACCAGAGACCCTGACTCTGACAGGGCTGGACTGCATCCACAGGTCTCAGACATTCACAGAACTGGAGCCAAGTGTGTCTCGGGTGCCCCAGCCGACCCTCTGCACCCTGGGGTGGGATACCATAGCACAGGGGTTCTCCGGGTGAAGCCTGGACGAGGAGAGCCGACTCTGTCCCTCTCCTGCAGTGACAAGCTGGCCCGCTGGGGAGTGCTGGGCTTCCAGGGTGCACTGCTGTCCCACTACCTTCAGGAGGCGCTCTACTTCAGCACGGTGGTGGTGGGGAAGTGTCCATACGACCAAGAAGTTATGCAGAGAGCTTTGGTCACAAG GTGCTCCCATGTATTGGACCTCCCCGCTGGTTTCTCTGTGTGTCCACCTCTCCTGCTCCAGTCCGGCCTGGAGTTCCCCTTCAGCCAGGCCCAGACTGAGCTCCGACACCAGGCTGGACAGGGACGAATCTCCCCCTGTGGAGCAG CCATCAGTTGGTGTAATGTGGCTGAACAGCCACTAGACGTCACTGCCAACGGCTACAAACACGGAGTCACCAAGAAGGCCTTCGGCACAGCTAAAGTCAG ATCTCTTCTGTGTAAAGTGGAGCTTTTTCATTCATTCCTGTCTCTGGTAGCAGCCACTGACCCCTCAGCACTTCCCGACTCCCTCAG gggagcagagctgcagacctACTGGGACTACAAGCAGGCATCCCAGTTGTACCAGCAGGCCTGGCAGCAGCTTCACAGCCAGGCCTTTCCTCTGTGGCCGCGCAGTGACAGAAATCTCCTGCTCTTCCACTGA